Genomic DNA from Triticum dicoccoides isolate Atlit2015 ecotype Zavitan chromosome 4B, WEW_v2.0, whole genome shotgun sequence:
TGTTTAGAATTGCTTATGAATTACGAATTTCTATCTTGCAGTGGATTAAAAACGAACTCAATATTCTTTGCTAGTACAAGATCTATAAGACTTTGGTTAAGATGAAAAAACTCTCCGAGACAAAAACAATAATATAGAGAAATGAGACTTACTGCTGCCTCTTTGGAAACCATGACAACAAGTGCTGAGCCCTTCCTCTTTGATTTGCTAAACATGATCACAATGTCTTCAACCGTGCCAAATTGCGTGAAAATCTCGTCCAACTTTGCTGCAGTGTAGTAATCTGCACCCCCTTCCCATGAAACCTTCAAGATCTTACCATTGTCTGTTTTTGGTTCGCTCTCTGGAGCTCCATGTCCCTAAAGAGAAAAATAAGTAAAAAGGTTAGAATATACAAACTGGCAAATATCTTGCAGCTTACAAGTAGACTATATCTTGCATATTTTTGAAATCTACGTTGACGCTAAGGAAGAGAGATGAGAAATCTACACACAAAAAAAAAAATCTTCAATGTTCGGAGGAAGCTATGATGTGTCAAAGGAACATGTTTGATGCTGAATAATCTAGATATGTTCACATGGCTACTTTGGATGATGAAATACATTTGCTATCCTGTTTTAGAGTGTTATAAATTATAACCTACAAATGTGTTGTATGTTCATTTTACTTTTTACACGTAAAGTTTAGAGAAATTCCCAAAATCATTCATCGTCCCAAAAGGCAAGCAGCAATTGTAACTGCAGCAAGAATACATCGCTATTCTCAATCCTGCACAATATATAAGACGAACAAATTGAATAGACTCAAAGAAGCGTGAGACATTACCGAAGTCGAAGCAACGCCAGAGACGCAGGACTTGTTGGGAGCGAAGTGGTCATCCAGCGTGCGCTGGATATCGGCAGCCATCCGCTTCTCCTCTCGCTTCGCGAGCTCTGCAGCGTGGCCGGCGGCAAAGGCGCGCTCGCGCTCCTCTAGGTCCGAGACGGCCTTCCGCCGCTTGACCCCTTTCgccgcggcgcgggcggcggcctcGCGGCGGCCGCGGAGGCGGGCGTCGAACTGGCGGCGCAGGGACTCATTGCGGAGGATCTCGTACGAGCTGGCGAGGCTCTGGAAGTCGGCGGTGGCGTCGGGGTCGTCGGGGCGCTTGTCGGGGTGGCGGAGACGCGACTGCTTCCGGTAGGCCTTGTCGATCCGCTCGACGCTCAGcgccgcgccttcctcgccggacgGGAGGCGGAGCACCTCGTAGTGGTCGACGTCGTCGTCACCCTCTCGCCCAGTCACCGCCATCGGGGAACCGGCCGCAGTTCGGCGAAACCGCGCCCCTCGGATCAGATGCCGACGACGCCTGTGGATATCAAGCTCGGTGAAAGGAGGTTGTACGCGCAAGCCGAGCGAGCCGGGAAATTAAGGGCAGCCGCGCTGGAGACCCTCGGCGGCGGGCGACGGGAACGAGAGGCGGCGGGGAGCGCGATTTGGTTTGATCCAGCCAAAAAGACGTAGGGGCCGTGCCGTGCCCGATTTGTCACCTTCCCGGCCGTCCAGTTACACACGCGTGGTCGTTAGATCACCGCTCATAAATCAACCTAAACCTCGTCTCCATCCATGATACGCACATGAAAAAAAAACTCCCCGTCTCTCTCGCTCGCAAGGTCGCAACCTCTCTTCCCTTCTCCCCGCTCGATCCCATGCTCCCGTGCCCATCCATGGTTCATGCATGAAAAGCGGGTCGTCGCAATCGATGCACTCGTTTGTCTCCGCTCGAAGCACCGACGGTGGTCGTTGCATCACCCAGTGGCCGTCCTTGTAGCTATAATATCATATGGTACAAGAATATAATAATCCCAACCAATCTGTGGTTGGATcgttagagggacagtggtatcctcagccTATCAAGATTCAAACACTGATACtcgcattattcttggatttattttagaattttcggcgatgcgctttgAGTGGTAcgggacgttcccgtcgacgacgaggtttcTTATAAAAAATATCTCATCTTTATGAAGTGGCTAATTGTttatttttgcgagaaaacttccaatctattcatcttcgatCATGTCAATACAATGAACATAAAAAAAATACATCCAGatctgtagaccacctagcgacaactatAGGCACTAAAGTGAgccaaaggcgcgccgccgtcGTCATCACCCCTCATCGTCGGAGCcggacaaaacttgttgtagtagacagtcggaaagtcgtcgtgctaagaccccgTACGACCAGCACAACAGAACAACAACCGTCACCGATAAAGAGTAGCGTAAATCGAAAGGATCCAACCTCCACATGCCCACCGGCGATGCTAGACACACCACCGCGACGGAGGCTAGGCAGGGACAATCTTATTCCATCTTCATCTTAAGGGAGTCGTCGTCGTCTTGTCTTCCTGAGAGGACACAAACACAAACCCTAAAAATGGACACAGACACCAGCATCCACTACTGGATGGGCTCCTTCTAGTCGGCGGAGCTAGCGGCGAGGGCGTACGTCAATAAGGCGATGGCCTTCTACGGCAGTCGTGATGTCCTTACGTCCGTTGACATTGGCTCGTGAGTGGTCTCCTACGGCGAGCTATGGGATAACCGAGAGACCTTTGAGCAACTCGAGGCGGCGCGCGCCGACGAAGATTACATGGCCAAGCTCATCCGGAGTTATTCGGAGGTCGTCATGGAGGAGTACTGGCAGCTCGAGCTatacaagaaggagatggccgacgAGGACGAGGCCGGGCCGTTCGGTGGTGGGGGCGGAGCGGACATGCTAGAGCTTTTGTTTGACGGCTCTGACTTCGACTCTGGATCCGGCGGCTTCGGCCCGGGCGGCGTGACTTGGGCGAAGATCGAATGCTAGTTTTTATTATTTGGTTCAGATCAACTATCTATGTTATATCTGTGTTATGCAATGTAGTTTGAATCAAAATGAATTATCAATGTTTAAATCCGTTAGTTTTTTTAGGAGCTAAATTTAAGAGTTCAGTTAGGAACCACTCTTTTAGCGGATCAAATATAAGGAGCTAAgatataagagcatctacaaccggacccccCATACCCGCATCAAAAGCCCGGACGGACTGCCCGGTCACTGTCCAGACGAGTTTCGGCCACCCAATCAGGCTCCCCACAGCCGGGCCAAACGCCTGGACTGACAGGCACTCCTCATATCCGGCCCATATCTGGAGCGGATATGGAGAGGCTCGGACGCCCCCGGGCACGCCCTCTCCGTTGGACTGGTGGATAGGTCTCAGTGGTGACATGGAGAGACACGCTGAGCTTAAACTCAGGTACCTTATAACCTAGTGCTAAAAATATAAAGTCTTCGCAATGTGTGATTATATGAAATATGTTCCCGCAAAAAAAAGTTGCCGAAGTACCGAAAATGCTGAATAAACAATGTCCATCATCCATGTCGCATTCCCAGCCCCTATGACTTTTTTATGGAAGAAAATTTTAATTTATTCATCATCTATCATGACAGTACATAGGAAAACTGAAGTAGCGAAAATTATAACCGGATCCATGAACCATCTAGAAGCGACTACAAACACAGTGAAACCGATCAGCATGCCACATGGTTAATACCTGAGATTCTTATGTGGCGTGCAGAAGGTACTTACCAAACCAGAGGACAAACACATAGAACGGCGGGTGTTCGCAAGGTGGGTGACATGATTATATTTGATCCGCTATATGTGATTATATGAAAGGTGGGTGCGAACAATCTTGTCGTTCAATACCACCAGGTAGTGTAGTGCTACCTCTTTTCTGCTGAAGGGACTGCAAACATACGATGGAATTGCCACGACACACCGACAAAGTAGCACGACAACAACAGCAGCATTGTGAAATGGACGTGCACCGGCGTACTCACCGCTCAtcgaggaaacattttttttcgaaaaggggactccccggcctctgcatcagagcgaTGCATACAACCACAATTATAAATAAAATAAGTTCAACAATGTCTTAGAGTTGTGAAACAAAATAAAGGCGAGCTCACATAGAGCCTCaacgcccaaaaaaagaaaaggccttAAAGCCACAACAGGCTGGCATaataaagataggaaaactaatcgcctatcctattacatgaccgccattcaaaccggttgaagatatcctgcgctaccatctcccaccggacagatccagtaaccaaacgctccctggcctccgtcggagtgagtaacgaccacatacggattAACGCCGTAGCACGAAATACAACCTGCAAAAATTGAATAGTAGttattctgttaaaagccaaatcatttctgcagttccaaattgctcATAACAACACACAAACTCCTACACAAATGTGTCTAGCTGTATCGGACACTATCCCATCCAGCCACGTTCTAAATAACGAACCGACCgaactcggaggagtaatgttaaaggcaatttgcacggtgCGCCATAGAATTCTCGCCAACAGGCACTCAAAAAAGAGATGCTTAATGGTctcgtcccgatcacagaaactacacctagtagatcttgTCCAATTGCGCTTAACCAAGTTATCCTTTGTTAAAATGACCTGTTTATCAACAAACCAcacaaacactttaattttcaaaggaattttactttccaaacatgtttggagctAGGAATGACACTCGAGTTAATAACATCAATGTACATCGACTTAACGGTAAATTGTCCAGACCTAGTAagtttccaacacaactgatcgggctgatgagctAGCTGGACTTCTATCAGTCTACGCACCAGATGAAGACAAGCTTCCCATCTATCACCAACAAGCACCCTCCGAAACTGGATATTAAGGGGAATGAACTGCATAATCGTTGCGACTAGCGCATCACGTCGATGGATAATACGATACAGGGTTGGGTACTGGAGTGCCAATGGTGTATCACCAAGCCAAgtgtcctcccagaaacgtgtatcgttgccatcaccgacaataaactttgttctattaaagaaggctgccttaactctcataagccccttccaaaacgaCGAATCAGTTGGTCTCACTGTCACCTGTGACAAAGTTTTGGAATACAGATACTTGTTACGGAGAATCTGTGCCCAAGTTGCGTCAGTCTCAACTGATAGTTTATACAGCCACTTACTAAGCaggcatctgttcttgacctcaagattctcGATACCCAAACCCCCTTGGTCCTTAGGTCTACAAATAACATCCCACTTGGCGAGTCTATATTTTCTcttaagttcatcactctgccaaaaaaatcttgatcggtagaagtccagccttttcctaactccaactggaacctcaaagaaagatagtaggaacatcggcatactcgtgagcaccgaattaataagaattaaccgGCCTCCATAAGACATAAGTTTGCCCATCCAGCAACTAAGTTTCTTTTCGAACCGATCTTCGATGCATTTCCACTCTCTGTTCGTTAGCTTaggatggtgaatgggtatacctaggtaagtaaaaggtaaagcccctaattcacatccaaacaattgcctataagcctcttgttcctccttggctctaccaaagcagaacaactcgcttttatgaaagttaatctttaacccggtcaattgttcaaataagcataacaccagcttcacatTTCTCGCTTTTACCAAGTCATGCtctataaagatgattgtatcatcagcgtactgcagaaTGGACACACCCCCATCAACTAGGTTAGGCACCAAGCtacccacctgaccggcctcctttgcctacctatgagaattgccaacatgtcaaccacaatgttgaacaaaataggagacATTAGATCTCCTTGTCTCAGGCCTTTGTGTGTCTCGATAATgttgtcatcctccttttctaaaaaaaatttaaaaaaattggaTGACAAGTATGAATAGTTGCATAGTTACTCTAGGAGTAGGCACAATGGATCAAACTCAAATGTGAAGAAAACATAATGTTGCTTACCAGGGCACGTAGGTTCAAGACCCAGCCGAGGGCATACAAAGAGGTACGTAACAATCATCAACTCAAAAACATGAGCCGACAGTGCTTGGGCTTTTTGCTGTTTCCTCACCACCAGGTAGTGAGTGCTGCCTCTTTACCGCCGAAGAGACTGCAAACATACAACCGAATCGACACGAGACACGCCGACGGACAGCAGCGGCGGCATCACCGTGGAATGGACAAGCACCGGCGTACTCGCCGCTCGTCATGCAGAAAGGAAAGCCACACCACACTCTCCAATTATGCCATGTTCCACGTACGGGCAAGGCTGGGCTTAAAGCCTAGACGCATGCTAGGCACCAAGTTCTGTGCCCCGTTGTGCCATTGACTGTGCCTCCGCCGTCTTCAAAAGCTAATCACGGAAGCAAATGGCCGGCATCGTAATCGTTAAGAAACACTGGCCACGGCAGCCTGACGCTTCAGGCGCGTCAGCTGGGGAAGGGATCCGTCTCCTGCTGCAACTGTTGAAAGCCATGCCATAGATTGATCATCCGATCATGGTCCCGGAACTGACCATCTTACGTTCCTGAATATTCCCTCGACAGATGGTTGGCACACAGAGTGGTGAGAGTGATGTAATTAAGATGTGGTACGGTCAGGGCATTTGCAAGtgtcactttgttttactgttgatTCAGTGTAATTTCTAATCTCCAGCGGGCGGCCTCCAGCCAGAGGAAGGATGCTAGTTCAATGTAGTTTTATATTTTACTAGGCAattacccgtgcgttgcaacggaaataACATATATCTTTAGTATATCTACAGCACATCAACAGTTTTTCATAGGTGAactactctctccctccctccctccctccccctctctcggTTCTTCACGACACATAAATGTCCTACCACTTCTGACAGCCGATATATCTAATATACAAAAATTCAGCTAGCTATCTTAAAATTTTGGTCAAGTGAATAATTCAGAATTTTATTGTCGGAAACCATATTCGTTTAAATCATCGTCATCATTCTATACAAgcaaacacacgcacacacaagttCTATTATTAATTTTGCCTTTTTCACTCAAGTAGAGCATCCCTTCGTCCAAGTCAAGGACTCTATAATTTCCAAGACAATAGGAAAACATATCACTATgacaaaaaaatcgaaaaaaaagaaGACATGCATGCATCGATAGTGTTCAGAAATTTTGAAGACTAATCtctgaaacaaagaaaaaaagTGCAAGAATTACATAAATGCATATCACCTACAATTTTGTGTACCAGCTACAAATAAACTTCCATATTAATTTCCTTTTAGCACATTCATGTTATTATAGTATTCTCGCCTCAGTGAACGGTAAGCTCCAATTCAAAATCTAGCAAGTAAACTGGTAGGAAGTGAAATAAGCAAGACATATGTTGTAGCATAAGATTACCGTGAAGAAATTGTAAAGCAGCACCTTCGAATGATTATTGCAGACAGAATTTCTATCGTTCCTAAACCATAATATACTGATAGATGTTCTTGCTAGGTTGGGGCTGTACGTCGCAACAATGAACTGAACTGGAGAACATAGTGaccactcctgcgctccattcctaTTCCAGAATAGAGAATAGCTAGATCAGAACAAGATCATCACAGCGCCCTCTCCCCCACATGCAGCCACCTCCCTTTCGGCATTGGGCGACCACCCCCGCAGCCCAGCTCGTCTTAGAAAAGGCGCAGAGATCTCGTCCTTAGCGTGGTGACACCGTATGGCCACAGCCTGCCCTACACTGAGCCATCACCGCCGTGCTGTTTAAGAGAGAGGGTGAGAGAAAAGGAAACAAAGGAGGAAGAGCTGGGGCACAAGATTAGAGAAGAACCTTCCTGAGATCCGTTGCCGCTGGCGGTGGAGCTGGGGCCAACGTGTCCTCCGGCCGCAACGCCGGCGAGGACAAGGGCGGGCGCAACAGTGGGATCGGAGAGGCCGACACATGTGGGCAATGAGGGCGTCAGGTGGCGTGCTAGCTGGGTGTGTGGAGGAGTCTAGATGGCGGCAGCGGATCAAAGGTCGGAGGTGGCTAGGTCCGCCAAAGGAGGGCGAGGAGTGGCAGAGGAGGCGAAGGACGGGCTGGGATTGGCATCGATGCTAACCCTAGCGAGGCTGGGGGATGCGAGTAGAACGTTCGAGGGGGCATGTGGGCTGGCAGGGTtttctgggcttggcccatgtgcgCGCCAAGAGGAACAAAACGCTTGACGAACAGGAGAGGACGTAAGGGGGGAGACGGAACCTTACGGTTCTTTTAGATAATAGAGaatagagatactgatcgatctacCCATTGTACTACTAGCTATTGTTTTCCTTAAATTAATCAAATCAAAGATGTTCTTTGGGTGTCCTTATTCAAAAAAGATTGTGGTTCAGCATGCAAGATAACATATCATCTACAAGAGGGTATTTACACGTGTGGGACTTTCCTTTTTATGTCTACTAAGTGATGGCGCTAATCAGCTAATCCATTGTAGATTTCCCTAATCATTGTGTGAATCACGGTGCGCTGGCATCAAATGGCTCAGAGTACCGACTTAGATGTAAAATATAAAAAAAAAATCAAACATTCTCCCTCCGGCGATTCGGACTCGCCGGTAGCCGGAGCCGAGATCCCCAGCCAGCGACAAGTTGATGGAAACATTGGATACAAGTGCTCCTACGGCGGGACTCCATATGGGCATGGcacatttttttctttcaaaaaggggtttgccccggcctctgcatagaTAGATGCCTACCACCATATTATTGATAAGTACTGTAAAAGGTTCAAACAAAAGTCCCGTAGTCTCAAACAAAAGAATAGGTGCTCAACAAAGAGCACGAAAGCAGAAACAGGACAGCTACAACCGGCAGGCAAGAGACAAATAGGAaactaaacacctatcctattacatgatcgtCATCCAAACGATTGAatatagcccgtgctaccatctcccatcggatagatccagtaaccaaatgctccttggcctccgtcggagtgagtagcgaccatatACGATGAGTGtagtggccctgaagataacctgcaagaagTGAATATttattgttctgttaaaaaccaaatcatttctgcagttccaaattgcccatagtaaagcacatactcctacacagaTATGTCTCGCTGTTACTACGTCAATCTCATCTAGCCACGTCTCAAATAACGTGTTGATGGAATTCAGAGGAGTTATATTAAACGCTATGTGGACGAACCTTCATAAAATCTTTGCCAAAGGGCAATCAAGAAAGAGATGTCTGATTGATTCATCACtatcacaaaaactacatctttTAGAACCCGTCCAGTTTCGCTTCGCCAAATTGTCTTTAGTTAAGATGACctgtttgtggacaaaccacataaacactttgatttttaaaGACACTTTTACTTTTCAAACATGTTTCAAACTAGGAATAACGCTAGTGTTGATAatatccaaatacatggatttaaccgaaaaCTCCCCATTCTTAGCTAGTTTCCAGCGTAGCTGATCTGGCTATTGAGAAAATTGgacatccatcaatcttctcacaagatggagccaagCTTTCCAATGGTTTCCCACTAGCGTCCTCCTGAATTGAATATTAAGAGGATTTGACTATAGTATTGTTGCAACGTAAGCATCTCTTCGCTGAACAATATTATAGAGAGAAGGATATTGGATCGTAAGGGGTgtctcccctagccatgtatcctcccagaatcttgtgGAAGTACCATTTCCAGCTACAATTTTTTTCCTATTGAAAAAGGCTGCTTTCACTCGCATGAGTCCCTTCCAAAAAGGTGAATCAGTCGGTTTTACCGTTACCTGGGACAAGGTTTTGGACCGTAGGTACTTATTATGAAGAATCTGAGCCCAAGTGGCATCCGTCTCTACAGATAACTTATATAGCCATTTGCTGAGAAGACATTTGTTCTTCACCTCTAAAATTTCAATGCCTAGACCCC
This window encodes:
- the LOC119294112 gene encoding pre-mRNA-splicing factor cwf23-like; the encoded protein is MAVTGREGDDDVDHYEVLRLPSGEEGAALSVERIDKAYRKQSRLRHPDKRPDDPDATADFQSLASSYEILRNESLRRQFDARLRGRREAAARAAAKGVKRRKAVSDLEERERAFAAGHAAELAKREEKRMAADIQRTLDDHFAPNKSCVSGVASTSGHGAPESEPKTDNGKILKVSWEGGADYYTAAKLDEIFTQFGTVEDIVIMFSKSKRKGSALVVMVSKEAARSALKNHSVYNVFPIPLSVAPVPIK